The genomic interval GCGGCCATAATCGGGGGCATGACACGCCCCCTGCGCTTCCTGCTGGCCCTGCTGCCCTTCCTGCTCGCGTCGAGCGCGGCGCGGTCTCGGCGAAGGGAGGAGCAGCATGAGCGTTAGGCCCTGGCGCTCGGTGTTATACGTGCCGGGCGACAAGCCCCACGCCATCGAGAAGGCCCGCACGCTGGGTGCGGACGCCGTGATTCTCGACCTGGAGGACGCCGTCGCGCCCGAGCACAAGGACACGGCCCGCGAGAACGTGGCCGCCGCGCTGCGGACGCCGTGGCGGGTGCCCGTGCTGGTGCGCGTCAACGGCCTGGGCACCCCCTGGGAACATGCCGACCGCGAACTGGCGCTGCGGGCCGGGGCGGACGGGCTGGTGCTCCCCAAGGTGGAGGACGCGGGCGTGGTGCGCGACCTGCACCTGCGCGTGCCCCTCTGGGCCATGATCGAGACGCCAAGGGGGGTGCTGCACGCCGCCGAGATCGCCGACGCCCCCGGCGTGGCGGGCCTGATCGTGGGGGCCAACGACCTCGCGCGGGCGCTGCGGACCCGGCCCGACCCTTCCCGGACGCCGTTCCTGCACGCCCTCTCGGCGGTGGTCCTCGCCGCCCGCGCCCACGGCAAGGTGCCGCTGGACGCCGTCTACAACGACGTGCGCGACCCCGAGGGCTTCGGGCACGAGTGCGAGCAGGGCCGGACGCTGGGCTTTTCCGGCAAAACGGTCATCCATCCCGGCCAGGTGGAGATCGCCAATCGGGCTTTCGGCGTGTCGGAGGCGGAGGTGGAAGTGGCGCGGGGCCTCATCGCGGCATGGACCCAGGCAAGGAATGAAGGGCGCAGCGTGGCGACCTACCAGGGGGCCTTGGTCGAACAGATGCATGTGGACGAGGCGCAGGAAACGCTGGCCTTGTGGGAGGCGACAGGAGCAGATCGGCCTCTTGCTTAACCCCTCTCAAGAGGTTTATGCTGATTAAGCCATGCCCCCGTCCCTGACCGACCGCGAACGCGACCTGCTGGCCCTGATCCGCGAAGCCCCGCTGAGCACGCCCGAGGAACTGGCCCGGCGGCTGGGCACCTCGCGGGGGGCGGTGAATGTGCATGTCAGCAGCCTGATTCGCAAGGGGGCGCTGCTGGGGCGCGGGTACGTGGTGGCCCCGGACGTGGCCCCCTACGTGGTGGTGGTGGGCGGGGCGAACATGGACATCAAGGCCCGGACGCTCGCGCCCGCCGTGCCCGGCACCAGCAACCCTGGCACGGGGACCCAGGCCCCCGGCGGCGTGGCCCGTAACATCGCGGAGAACCTCGCGCGGCTGGGCGTGGACACCCGCCTGATCACGGCGGTGGGCCGCGACCCCCACGGCGACCTGCTGCTGCGCGAGACGGAAGCGGCGGGCGTGGACGTGCGCTCGGTGCTGCGCCTGGACGGCCCGACCGGCACCTACACGGCCGTGCTGGACGACCGGGGCGAACTGCTGATCGCCGTCGCCGCGATGGGGAGCATGGACGCGCTGACCCCCACTGCGTTGCAGGAGCGCCGGGCGGTATTGCGCGGAGCGGCGTGGGTCGTCGCGGACGGCAACCTGAGCCCCGAGACGCTGACGCACCTACTCTCCCTCTGCACCGAGGCGGGCGTACCGGTGGTCTTCGAGCCCGTCAGCGAGCCTAAGGCCGCGCGGCTGCTTCCGGCACTGGCGTCGGGCCTCACGCCCCACACCGTCACCCCGAATGTCGGGGAACTCGGGGCACTGGTGGGGCGGGCGGTTCCGGACACAGTGGAGGCGCTCCGGGACGCGGCGAGCGAATTGCACGGCCGGGGCATCGCCACCGTGTGGGTGCGCCGGGGCGAGCGGGGCAGCTTGCTGTCCACCCCGGAAGGCGTGACCGAACTCCCCGCCCTGTCTGCCGACGTGGCCGACGTGACGGGGGCGGGGGACGCGATGCTCGCCGCCTCCCTCGCCGCGCTGCTGGGCGGGGCCAACCCGGAAGAGGCCGCCCGGCACGGCCACGCCGCCGCCGCCCTCACCGTCGAGAGTCCGCACACTGTCTCCCCCACCCTCACGACCGCCGCCGTGCGCTCGCGCCTCGGGCGCCCGCAGCCCTAAAGCCCCCGCCCCTCACCCCCCAAGGAGTCCCCATGCCCACCTCTGCCCCCCTCCGCCCCGAAGTCGCTGCCCTGACCGACCTCCACCCCGAGGTCGCCGACGCGCTCGCGGGCGGCCAGGCGGTCGTCGCCCTGGAAAGCACCATCATCAGCCACGGCATGCCCTACCCCCAGAATGTCGAGATGGCGCGGGGCGTGGAGGCCGTCGTGCGCGAGCACGGAGCCGTTCCCGCCACCATCGCCGTGCTGGGCGGGCGGCTCAAGGTGGGCCTCACGCCCGACGAGCTGGAGTTGCTGGCGACCGACAAGAACGTGCAGAAGATCAGCACCCGCGACCTTCCCGTCACGGTGGCGCTGGGGCGGCACGGGGCGACCACGGTGGCGTCCACCATGCGGATCGCTTCGCTGGCGGGCATCCGCGTCTTCGCCACCGGGGGCACGGGCGGCGTTCACCGGGGGGCAGGCGAGACGATGGACATCAGCGCGGACCTGATGGAACTCGCCCGCACCGACGTGTGCGTGGTCAGCGCCGGGGTCAAGAGCATCCTCGACATCGGCCTGACGCTGGAGGTCCTCGAAACCCAGGGCGTGCCCGCGATCACGCTGGGCAGCGAGGAGTTCCCCGCCTTCTACTCGCGCCACAGCGGGTTCGCCTCGCCGCTGACCGTCGCCTCGGAAGCCGAGGCCGCCCGCGTCCTGCACGCCAAGTGGTCCCTGGGCCTGACGGGCGGCGTAATGCTCGCCAACCCGATTCCCGAGGACGCCGAGATTCCTGCCGGAGAGATCACCCCCCACATCGAGCAGGCGCTCACGGATATGGCCGCCCTGGGGCTGACGGGCAAGGAGACGACCCCGTACCTGCTGGGCCGCATCGTGGAGATCACGGAGGGCCGCAGCCTCGCGGCCAACATCGCCCTGGTGCGCCACAACGCGGCGGTGGCCGCACGGGTGGCGTCGGCCTACGCGGCGTTGCAGAGCTGAGCCGCCTCTCCCTCTGTGTGCTCCTCCCCCCTTGCGGGGGAGGCTGGGTGGGGGTGGACGGCGCAGCCGTCCCAGGCTGGAGTCGCCCTTTCACACTGCTCTTTCCGACCCCCCTCCCAACCCCCCCCAAGCCGCGCCCGGACTCCCCCCGGCGCGGCCTTCCCCTTCTGTCCCCCTCTCGGGAACGCGCCGCAATCCGCCCCGGAGGGGGGTGGTACGCTCGGAGGCGGTATGGACGCATATGACGTGATGGTGATTGGCGGCGGCCCCGCCGGGTACGTGGCCGCGATCCGGGCCGCGCAGCTCGGCTTCCGGGTGGCCTGCGTGGACGCCTTCGAGCGCGGGGGCAAGGCCAGCCTCGGCGGCACCTGCCTCAACGTGGGCTGCATTCCCAGCAAGGCGATGCTGGATTCCAGCGAACGCTTCGAGATGATTCAGCACGACGCTGCCGAACACGGCATTCAGGTGGACGGCGCCCGCGTGGACCTCGGCAAGATGCTGGGCCGCAAGGAAGGCGTCGTGGACAAACTGACGGGGGGCATCGCCTACCTGTTCAAAAAGAACAAGGTGACCTCCTTCCACGGCCTGGGCCGACTGGTCCGGCAGGACGAGGGCGGCTGGGTCGTCGACGCGGCCGGAACCGAAGTCGTCGCCCGGCACGTCATCGTGGCGACCGGCAGCAGCCCCCGCGAGCTGCCGCTGGCCCCCTTCGGCGGGCATGTGGTGGAAAACAGCGGGGCGCTCGCCTTTGAGCAGGTCCCCGGCAAACTCGGCATCATCGGCGCGGGCGTGATCGGCGTGGAACTCGGCAGTGTGTGGCGCCGCCTGGGGGCACAGGTGACCATTCTGGAGGCCCTCCCCGGCTTCCTGATGGCCGCCGACGAGGCCGTGAGCAAGGAAGCCCTCAAGCAGTTCCAGAAGCAGGGGCTGGAGTTCCACTTCGGCGTGCAGATCAGCGCGGTGCAGCAGGACGAGTCCGGCGTGACCGTCACCTACACGGAAAAGGAGCAGGAGGTCACCGCCCGCTTCGACAAGCTGATCGTGTCCATCGGCCGCGTGCCCCACACGGCGGGCCTGGGGGCCGAGGCGGTCGGGCTGGAGCTCGACGAGCGCGGCTTCGTGAAGGTGGACGGGCACTACCGCACCAACCTTCCCGGCGTCTACGCCATCGGGGACGTCATCGGCGGCGCGATGCTGGCCCACAAGGCAGAAGAGGAAGGCGTGGCCCTCGCCGAGATGCTGGCGGGACAGGCCGGGCACGTGAACTACGACGTGATTCCCTGGGTGATCTACACCTCGCCCGAGATCGCCTGGGCGGGGCTGACCGAGAAGCAGGCCAAGGAGAAGGGTCTGAAGGTCAAGGCCGGGCAGTTCCCCTTCAGTGCCAACGGCCGGGCACTGGGCCACGGCGACCCGCGCGGCTTCGTGAAGGTCGTGGCCGACGCCGACACCGACAAGATTCTGGGCGTCCACATGGTCGGCCCCAACGTCTCTGAGCTGATCGGGGAAACGGTCGCCATCATGGAGTTCGGCGGCAGCGCCGAGGACCTCGCCCGCACCGTGCATGCCCACCCCACCCTCTCGGAAGTGGTCAAGGAGGCCGCACTGGCCGCCGACAAACGCGCCCTGCACATGTGAGGCACCTGGGGGCGTGGCCTGCGACCGCGCCCCCTGTTGACGAATGTGCGGCTGACCGGTATTCTTCCGTGCGTGCCGGAAACGGCGCCCCTTGAAAGGCAGTCAGCGGAGGCCCTGCGCCAAAGCAAACTGAAGTGGTGTGGCCCCATCGTCTAACGGTTAGGACACTACCCTTTCAAGGTAGCGATACGGGTTCGAATCCCGTTGGGGTCACCACGAACAGAAGCCTCCGCCTCCCGGCGGGGGTTTTTGTTTGGGCCGTGGCGGACTCCGGCCGCGCCCGCTGGCCGCGCTGGGCGGTGATCTCTGCACCTTTTCTCAAGTCGCCGCCGGGGGACCGCGTGGAATGATGCGGGCAATGAAAGCGATCATTCCCGCCGCTGGCCTGGGCACCCGCCTGCGTCCCCTGACCTACACCCGCCCCAAGCCGGTGCTCCCGGTGGCGGGGGCGCCCATCATCGTGCATGCGCTGCGGACCCTGCTCGCCGCCGGAATCTCCGAGGTCGGCATCATCGTCTCGGACGCTACCCGCGCCGAGATCGAGCAGACGCTGGAGCAGGCCCCCGGCGCCCACGTCACCCTGATCGACCAGCACGAGCAACTCGGGCTGGGGCACGCCGTCCTGACCGCCCGCGAGTGGGTGGGCGGGGACACCTTCTGCGTGTACCTGGGCGACAACCTCTTCGAACACGGGGTGCGGCCCTTTATCGAGCGCTTCGAGGCCGAGGGGCCAGCGGCCGTGATCGCCCTGGTGGAAGTGGCCGATCCCACCGCCTTCGGGGTGGCCGAACTCGACGGCGACCGCATCACACGGCTGGTGGAAAAGCCCAAGACTCCGCCCAGCAACATGGCGGTGGCGGGGCTGTACTGCTTCACCCCGCAGGTGTTCGGGGTGCTGGACGGCATGCCCCCCTCAGCCCGGGGCGAGTACGAGATCACCGACGCCATCCAGGGGCTGATCGAGCGCGGCGAGCGGGTGCTGGGGCAGCGGGTGGAGGGCTGGTGGAAGGACACCGGGCGCCCCGCCGACCTGCTGGACGCCAACCGGTTGCTGCTCGAGCAGATCACGCCCGACGTGCAGGGCGAGGTCGAAGAGTCGCGCCTGACCGGTCGGGTGATCGTGCCCGCCTCCGCGCGGGTGGTCCGCAGCAAGATCGTGGGGCCGGTGCTGCTGGGCGAGGGCGTGGTCGTGGAAGACGCCTATATCGGCCCCTTCACCAGCGTGGGCCAGGGGAGCGTGATCCGCCACGCCGAGGTCGAACACAGCGTGGTGGACGCCGAAGCCCGCATCGAGAACGTCCACACCCGGCTTCAGGACTGCCTGCTCGGCGTGCGGGCACAGGTGCGCGGGGGGCGCACCGTCCCCAGCACCCACAAGCTCACCATCTCGGACGGCAGCATCGTCGAGCTGGCCTGAACCGGGTGGCCCAAGCACCCGACCGTGCCCCGCCCCCCGTCCTGCGGTGAGGGCGGGCCTATCATGGTCCGATGACCGACACGCCCCGCATTCACCTGGGAACCGCCCTGCGGCGCGACGCCGACGCGCACGCCGAGGGCACCCTCGACCACCTCACCTACGAGCAGGGCGGCGAGGAGCAGCGCCTCAGCTTTGCCGAACCTGCCCCCTATGAGATCGACGTCAACCCGCTGGGCGGCGGCGAGATGTACCTTCAGGGCGAGTTCTCGCCCACGCTGGTCATGGAGTGCGCCCGCTGCCTGCGCGACGTGCCCGTGCCGCTGGAGCTGCGGCTGGGGACCCTGCTGCGCTACGACCCCGCCGTCACCCTCCCCCACCTGGAAGAAGCCGAGAGCGGCGAGGACGTGCTGGTCTTCGGCGATCCCGACCTCGACCTCAGCGCCTACCTCGCGGAGACGGCGCTGCTGGCCGCCCCGCTGAGCGTGCTGCACGCCCCCGACTGCCTGGGACTGTGCCAGGTGTGCGGCCACGACCTCAATGAAGGCCCCTGCGAGCACAGCGCCCGCGTGCCCGTCGAGGAGATCGACGACCTGCTGGGCATCCCCGAAGGCACCGTCCACGCCAAGCAGAACCCCTTCGCGGGGCTGCGCGACCTGAAGCTGCCGGGGGACGACGAGTGACCCAGGAGGCCCCCGGCCTCACCCACTTCCGGGACGGCGAGCCGCGCATGGTGGACGTGAGCGCCAAGGTCCCCACCGCCCGCAGCGCCACCGCCGAGGGCTGGGTGCGCCTGCCGCCCGAGGCCCGCGCGGCGCTGGAGGCGGGCCGCACCCCCAAGGGGGACCCCCTCACGGTGGCGCGGCTGGCGGGGCTGGCGGGCAGCAAACGCACCGCCGACCTCGTGCTGCTGTGCCACCCCATCCCGGTGACTGGGGCGCAGGTCGAGGTCACCCTGGAACCGGAGGGCGTGCGCGTCGTGGCGACGGTCCGCACGACGGCCCCGACCGGCGTGGAGATGGAGGCCCTGACCGCCGTGACGGTGGCGGCCCTGAACGTCTACGACATGCTCAAGGCGAGCAGCAAGGCCCTGACCATCGACGGCGTGCGGCTGCTGCGCAAGGCCGGGGGAAAGAGCGGCGACTACACGGCTCCCGACCATCGGCCGGACACGGGAACCGGGACGGTCCCACCCGCGTAACAGAGAGGATATGGGGACGGCAGAGCGGGGAGACTGGCTCGACCTGCTGCGCCGCGAGGCCGACGGTGAACTGACCGGGGCCGAGCGGGCGCAGGTCGCCGCGTTGTCGCACGACCCCGAGTTCGGGCGCCTGCGGGCCAGCCTGACCCGCGCCGAGACGCTGCTGCGGACGCTGGAGCCGCCCCGGCCTGCCCACTCCCTGGCCCCCGATCTGGCCTCCGAGATCGCCTGGAGTGCCCACCTGACCGCCTGTGCCCTCCCCGTGCCGTCCCGCCGGGTCGCCGCCGAGGTCGCGCGGGAGGTGGGGCTGTCGGCCCGGCTGAGCGCCCCTCCCCCACCCGCGCGGCCGGTGGCCCCGGCCGTGGCGAGCGAGATCGCCTGGAGCGCGGCGCTGCGGTCCTCCCCCGTCTCCCCTTCCCTGCCCGGCTCGCTGGCCGCCTCCGTCACGGCCCGCATCGGCGCAGACGCGCGGGGCGCCGCGCCCACCTCACCCCCACCCCGCCCCCACAACCCTGCCCCCACCCTGCTGGTGGGGGGACTGCTGGTGGGCCTGACGCTGCTGGGGGTCACCGAGGCGTGGCCCGGCCTCGCGGCGGGGGCCGACGTGCTTCGGGGGCTGGTCGCGGGGCTCTCGCCGCTGGTGGGGCTGGGGCTGGGGCTGCTGCTGCTGGTCAGCGCCCTGATCGTTTGGAAGCCCACGCCCGCTGTGCAGCGGCTGGGCGTGGGGGGGTTCGTGCTCTCGGCGGCGCTGACCCTGCCGCCTCTCTATCAGGCCGCGCAACACAGCGGGGTCACCCTGGGCCAGACCCGCACGGTGCGGGGGCCGGTCGCGGGCAACGTGATCGTGGTGGGCGGCGACGTGCGGCTGCTGCCGGGCGCCAGGGTGGACGGCGAGGTCGTCACCCTCTTCGGGGACGTGCGCCGCGCTCCTGGGGCCGAGGTGCGGGGGCAGGTCCACGCCCTGCTGGGCCGGGCGCCCGGGGACGCGACGGCGCAGCACACCCCGCCGCCCACCGGCCTGGGGCTGGCGACCGCCTCGGCCTTCCGGCCCCTGCTGGGCTGGCTGGGGGGGGCCGCCTGGGGACCCATCTTCCTGACGCTGACGGCGGGTGCCCTGGGCCTGCTGTTCGTGACGGGCGCCGCGCCCCTGCTGGCCCGGCGGCAACGGCACGCCCCGCTGCGGACCCTGGCCCTGGGCGTGCTGGCCCTCGCGGTCCTGCTTGGCCCGGCCCTCGCCCTGGCACTGAGCGGGCTGCTGGTGCCGGGGCTGTTTGCCCTCGCGGCGGCTTTCTTGCTGATCGCCACCGGCCTGAGCGTCAGCGCCTACGACGTGGGGCGCGTGGTGGCGTGCCGCCTGCGCCTGCCCCGTCCCGACACGGTGGGCAGCGTGCTGGGGCTGGGGGTGCTCGCCCTGTGCCTCGCCGTGCCGCCGCTGGCCCTGGTGGTGGCCCTCGTGGGCGGGGCCTGGGGAGCCGGAACGCTGCTGCTCACCCGGGGCGGGGCAGATGGACGAAGTCTCGCCGCCTGAGCCTGGGGGCGGCGCTCGGCTCCGTCATCCCGCCCCCAGGCAGCGGCCCCCCTCTTGCCCCACCTGCTGAGATTCGCGCCCTGCACCTCACCGTAAGCCCGTTTGGCGGCGCCGACGCAAAGGGGCCGGAAGACACGCGGTCTCCTGGCCCCCGATTCCGACCCGGACCTTAGCCCAGGATTCGCTTGAGATGCAGGTAGATCTCGTACCAGTCGCCCTTGTCACGGGGCCGCTTGCCGCGCAGTTCGATGCGCGACAGGGTCCGGATCCAGTCGGGCGTGAGCTGGGCACCCAGGGTGGGGTCGGCCACCAGATCGGCCAGGCCCTTGGGCAGCGCCCCCTCGGTGGAGTCGCCGTAGAACTCGACGCCTTCGAGCAGGTCGTGGACCGTGATGGTGTACGCGCCCGCCAGCGTCTGGAGGGTCTCCAGGCTGGGGTTGGTGCGGCCCCGCTCCAGATCGCTGAGGTAGGGCACGCTGATTCCGGCGCTCTCGGCGACGTCCTTGAGCCGCAGCCCGCGTTCGCTGCGCAGTTCGCGGAGCCGTTCATGCAGTTTCATCATTCACCTCCTTGGCTGCGGCGGCGCACTGCCCCGGGGGGCGGCGGTCGCCCGGGACGTCCCCTGCTCCGGGCAGGCGAGTTGCCTGTGGACAGAACCGGACGTTCCCAGTCGGAGTGTAACACCGTGCCCTGATACGGTCAATACAGAATAAAGGCACGTTCTTCTTGCCTCCGCCGAGGAGGCCTGCTAGGATCAGGGCCTCTGCCCGCCGTCCCCTTTTCCGCCCACCCGCCCCAGGAGGGCTTCATGCGTGCATTCGACATCATCGCCGCGAGCATCCGCAGCGGCCATGCCCACCCCACTACCGTCCTCAACACCCTGATCGAGGCCGAGAACGAGGGGGGGCTGGGGGCCATCCGGCAGATCGAGCGGCACCTCAGCGTGGGCCTGCGGGCGCTGCAAGACCGCCAGCATCCCCAGAGCCCACTGGCTCGGGCCTGGCTGAACGCCACCCGCGCCTATCTCGTGACCCAGGCCGAACGGAGACACGCGGTCTGAGTCTCACCCTTCCCTGCCCCCGGCTCCGGCGCGGGGGCTCCCGATTGAAAGGGCCTGCTATTGCCAGCGCTCCCGGGCCTCCGGCACCTCGCCCAGCAGCAGGGGCCGCACCTCCCCGATAAGGTAGAGGCTGCCGCACACGGCGGCGTCGCCCCCTTCCGGCAGCAGGGCGAGAGCGTCTTGAGGCGAGTCGGCCAGGCGCACGGGCAAGCCCGCGAAGTGGGGAGCCAATTCCTCTGGAGGAAGCGCCCGTGGACTCAGGCGGGCACGGGTCAGGATTACCTCCGAGGCGGCCTCCCGCAGTGCCGAGGCCACCCCGGCCACGTCCTTACCGGACGCCGCCCCGAAGATCAGCGGCAGAGGGCTCGCGCCCAGGTCCCGCAGCGCCGACGCGAGGGCGTGTGCTCCCGCCGGGTTGTGCGCCCCGTCCAGCAGTACCCGCCCGCCCTGCCACGGCAGCGCCTCCAGCCGCCCCGGCCAGAGCACTCCGGCGGCCCCGGCGCGGATGGCGGAGCCGTCCACCCCCAGTCGCCAGGCTGCCGCCGCCGCGAGCGCCGCGTTGTGCGCACCATGCTTGCCCAGCAGCGGCGTCCGCAGCTCGAGGGTCCCGTCCGGCAGCCCAACCCGCAGGTCCCAGCCGTCCCACCCCCTGGGCTGGGCCTCCACCCGTACCTCACGGCCCAGTGCCCACAGGTCCGCCCTCCGAGCCTCCAGCCGGGGCCAGAGGGCCGGGGCCACCCCGGTGACGGCCGGGCGCCCCGGACGGAGGATGCCCGCCTTCTCCTCCGCGATGGCTTCCAGGGTCCCACCCAGAATCTCGGTGTGGTCGAGCGCCACCGTTGTGATCACGCTGAGGTCCGGCTCCAGGGCGTTGGTGGCGTCCAGCCGCCCGCCCAGGCCCACCTCCAGCACGGCGATCTCCACCCCGACCTCCGCAAACAGCAGGCAGCCCAGCGCCGTCACGATCTCGAAGAAAGAGGCTTCGGCAGCCTCGGCGTGGGGGCGCACCCGGCGCAGCGTGTCCCCGACCCGCTCGTCGGAACATTCGCGCCCACCCACGACGAACCGCTCCGCAAACCGGGTGAGGTGGGGGCTGGTGAACAGGCCCACGCGGGTCCCCGAGGCGGTCAGCATCGCGGCGAGCGAGGCCGCCGTGCTGCCCTTGCCATTGGTTCCGCCCACCAGCACGCTCCGGAAGCGCCGCTGCGGCTCACCCAGCCGGGTCAGCAGCGCCTGCACCCGGTCCAGGCCGGGATGCATCCCGAAGCGCTGCCGGGCAAAGAGCCAGTCCAGATCACTCATGGCCGCAGGATAGGGCGGGGCGCGGCCTCAGGCCTGAGGAGCGAAATAAGCCTCCAGCAAGGGCACAAGCTGCTTTTTGCGGCTGATGCGGTTCCCGAGGTCGGCGCGGCCCTGCTGCGTTTCGACGCCGAACGCTTCCCGCAGCACCTTTTCCTCGGTGGCCGAGAGCACCAGCGTGGTGTTGTGTTCGCGCAGAATGTCCACCACCGAGAGCAGGATCCCGTTCAGGCCGCCTTCCGCCCTCGCGTGGTCCATCGCCTCCAGCAGCTCGACCTGACGCCCCAGCACGTAGCCGGGGTTGGTGGTCTCGATCACGCCGAGGCCCCAGGTCTGGAGACGCTGGGGCTGGCTGGCATCCCCAAAGGGAAAGACCTTGTAGTCCATCCGCAGCAGCGTCTCGGCGGGCGTGTCGCCCAAGTCGCTCTTGGCCGCGAACATCGCCAGGGCGTAGGCCTCTACGTCCCCGACGCCCGCGATGGGAGCCAGGAACGCCACCGCTTCCCGGTCCCTCGGCGTGGTCGTGGGGCTGCGGAAGTGCAGCGTGTCGCTGAGAATGGCGCTGAGCATCAGCCGAGCGTCCACGGGTTCGATGCTCAGTCCCGCCTCCCGGTGCATGGCCAGCAGGATGGTCGCCGTGCAGCCCACCGGCTCGAAGCGCAGCAAGGCGGGTTGCGCGGTGGTCAGGTCCCCCAGCTTGTGGTGGTCCACCACATGGGTCACGGTCAGCTCGGTCAGGTTGGCGGCCGACTGCGCACTCTCGTTGTGATCGACCAAGGCGACGGCAGTCCCCGCTGGAAGGTCCGGCAGCAGCTCAGGCGCTTCTACCCCCGCCTCCCGCAGCACGTAAGGGGTCTCGAAATTCAGCTCTCCCAGACGGTACGCCTGCGCCTCCGTGCCCAGCCGGGTCAGCAGCCGGGCATAGACGAGGGCCGAAGTGACGGCGTCCGTATCGGGGTTGGTGTGTCCAAACACAGGCAACATGCGGCGATTCTAGAGTGCGCCTGACCCACCCACAAAAAAGAGGACCCCGGAGGGTCCCCTGTCCTGCGCGAGCAGGTTTAGAAGCGGAAGGTGTAGTTGACGCGGAAGCCCTGCGCCACGCTGGTCGCGTTGGTATCGAAGTCGTTGTGACGGAAGATACCGTAGTTGGCGGTCAGGCTGTTGTAGCCGAGCTGCGCGAACACACCGCTCACCGAACCACTCTGGTCGCCGCGT from Deinococcus sp. HSC-46F16 carries:
- a CDS encoding pseudouridine-5'-phosphate glycosidase, with protein sequence MPTSAPLRPEVAALTDLHPEVADALAGGQAVVALESTIISHGMPYPQNVEMARGVEAVVREHGAVPATIAVLGGRLKVGLTPDELELLATDKNVQKISTRDLPVTVALGRHGATTVASTMRIASLAGIRVFATGGTGGVHRGAGETMDISADLMELARTDVCVVSAGVKSILDIGLTLEVLETQGVPAITLGSEEFPAFYSRHSGFASPLTVASEAEAARVLHAKWSLGLTGGVMLANPIPEDAEIPAGEITPHIEQALTDMAALGLTGKETTPYLLGRIVEITEGRSLAANIALVRHNAAVAARVASAYAALQS
- a CDS encoding DUF177 domain-containing protein; its protein translation is MTDTPRIHLGTALRRDADAHAEGTLDHLTYEQGGEEQRLSFAEPAPYEIDVNPLGGGEMYLQGEFSPTLVMECARCLRDVPVPLELRLGTLLRYDPAVTLPHLEEAESGEDVLVFGDPDLDLSAYLAETALLAAPLSVLHAPDCLGLCQVCGHDLNEGPCEHSARVPVEEIDDLLGIPEGTVHAKQNPFAGLRDLKLPGDDE
- a CDS encoding helix-turn-helix domain-containing protein, with the protein product MKLHERLRELRSERGLRLKDVAESAGISVPYLSDLERGRTNPSLETLQTLAGAYTITVHDLLEGVEFYGDSTEGALPKGLADLVADPTLGAQLTPDWIRTLSRIELRGKRPRDKGDWYEIYLHLKRILG
- the lpdA gene encoding dihydrolipoyl dehydrogenase; its protein translation is MDAYDVMVIGGGPAGYVAAIRAAQLGFRVACVDAFERGGKASLGGTCLNVGCIPSKAMLDSSERFEMIQHDAAEHGIQVDGARVDLGKMLGRKEGVVDKLTGGIAYLFKKNKVTSFHGLGRLVRQDEGGWVVDAAGTEVVARHVIVATGSSPRELPLAPFGGHVVENSGALAFEQVPGKLGIIGAGVIGVELGSVWRRLGAQVTILEALPGFLMAADEAVSKEALKQFQKQGLEFHFGVQISAVQQDESGVTVTYTEKEQEVTARFDKLIVSIGRVPHTAGLGAEAVGLELDERGFVKVDGHYRTNLPGVYAIGDVIGGAMLAHKAEEEGVALAEMLAGQAGHVNYDVIPWVIYTSPEIAWAGLTEKQAKEKGLKVKAGQFPFSANGRALGHGDPRGFVKVVADADTDKILGVHMVGPNVSELIGETVAIMEFGGSAEDLARTVHAHPTLSEVVKEAALAADKRALHM
- the moaC gene encoding cyclic pyranopterin monophosphate synthase MoaC; this encodes MTQEAPGLTHFRDGEPRMVDVSAKVPTARSATAEGWVRLPPEARAALEAGRTPKGDPLTVARLAGLAGSKRTADLVLLCHPIPVTGAQVEVTLEPEGVRVVATVRTTAPTGVEMEALTAVTVAALNVYDMLKASSKALTIDGVRLLRKAGGKSGDYTAPDHRPDTGTGTVPPA
- a CDS encoding glucose-1-phosphate thymidylyltransferase, which encodes MKAIIPAAGLGTRLRPLTYTRPKPVLPVAGAPIIVHALRTLLAAGISEVGIIVSDATRAEIEQTLEQAPGAHVTLIDQHEQLGLGHAVLTAREWVGGDTFCVYLGDNLFEHGVRPFIERFEAEGPAAVIALVEVADPTAFGVAELDGDRITRLVEKPKTPPSNMAVAGLYCFTPQVFGVLDGMPPSARGEYEITDAIQGLIERGERVLGQRVEGWWKDTGRPADLLDANRLLLEQITPDVQGEVEESRLTGRVIVPASARVVRSKIVGPVLLGEGVVVEDAYIGPFTSVGQGSVIRHAEVEHSVVDAEARIENVHTRLQDCLLGVRAQVRGGRTVPSTHKLTISDGSIVELA
- a CDS encoding carbohydrate kinase, with amino-acid sequence MPPSLTDRERDLLALIREAPLSTPEELARRLGTSRGAVNVHVSSLIRKGALLGRGYVVAPDVAPYVVVVGGANMDIKARTLAPAVPGTSNPGTGTQAPGGVARNIAENLARLGVDTRLITAVGRDPHGDLLLRETEAAGVDVRSVLRLDGPTGTYTAVLDDRGELLIAVAAMGSMDALTPTALQERRAVLRGAAWVVADGNLSPETLTHLLSLCTEAGVPVVFEPVSEPKAARLLPALASGLTPHTVTPNVGELGALVGRAVPDTVEALRDAASELHGRGIATVWVRRGERGSLLSTPEGVTELPALSADVADVTGAGDAMLAASLAALLGGANPEEAARHGHAAAALTVESPHTVSPTLTTAAVRSRLGRPQP
- a CDS encoding polymer-forming cytoskeletal protein, which translates into the protein MGTAERGDWLDLLRREADGELTGAERAQVAALSHDPEFGRLRASLTRAETLLRTLEPPRPAHSLAPDLASEIAWSAHLTACALPVPSRRVAAEVAREVGLSARLSAPPPPARPVAPAVASEIAWSAALRSSPVSPSLPGSLAASVTARIGADARGAAPTSPPPRPHNPAPTLLVGGLLVGLTLLGVTEAWPGLAAGADVLRGLVAGLSPLVGLGLGLLLLVSALIVWKPTPAVQRLGVGGFVLSAALTLPPLYQAAQHSGVTLGQTRTVRGPVAGNVIVVGGDVRLLPGARVDGEVVTLFGDVRRAPGAEVRGQVHALLGRAPGDATAQHTPPPTGLGLATASAFRPLLGWLGGAAWGPIFLTLTAGALGLLFVTGAAPLLARRQRHAPLRTLALGVLALAVLLGPALALALSGLLVPGLFALAAAFLLIATGLSVSAYDVGRVVACRLRLPRPDTVGSVLGLGVLALCLAVPPLALVVALVGGAWGAGTLLLTRGGADGRSLAA
- a CDS encoding CoA ester lyase, translated to MSVRPWRSVLYVPGDKPHAIEKARTLGADAVILDLEDAVAPEHKDTARENVAAALRTPWRVPVLVRVNGLGTPWEHADRELALRAGADGLVLPKVEDAGVVRDLHLRVPLWAMIETPRGVLHAAEIADAPGVAGLIVGANDLARALRTRPDPSRTPFLHALSAVVLAARAHGKVPLDAVYNDVRDPEGFGHECEQGRTLGFSGKTVIHPGQVEIANRAFGVSEAEVEVARGLIAAWTQARNEGRSVATYQGALVEQMHVDEAQETLALWEATGADRPLA